Proteins encoded together in one Streptomyces umbrinus window:
- the tpiA gene encoding triose-phosphate isomerase, translated as MTTRTPLMAGNWKMNLNHLEAIAHVQKLAFALADKDYEACEVAVLPPFTDLRSVQTLVDGDKLKIKYGAQDISAHDSGAYTGEISGSMLAKLKCTYVAIGHSERRQYHNETDEVVNAKVRAAYKHGLTPILCVGEELDVREAGNHVTHTLAQVEGGLKDLPAEQAETIVIAYEPVWAIGTGKVCGSDDAQEVCAAIRGKLAELYTQELADAVRIQYGGSVKAGNVAEIMAKPDIDGALVGGASLDSEEFVKIVRFRDQ; from the coding sequence ATGACCACTCGTACGCCGCTGATGGCGGGCAACTGGAAGATGAACCTCAACCACCTCGAGGCCATCGCCCACGTCCAGAAGCTCGCCTTCGCCCTGGCCGACAAGGACTACGAGGCCTGTGAGGTCGCGGTCCTGCCGCCCTTCACCGACCTGCGCTCGGTGCAGACCCTGGTCGACGGGGACAAGCTCAAGATCAAGTACGGCGCCCAGGACATCTCGGCGCACGACTCCGGTGCCTACACCGGCGAGATCTCCGGCTCGATGCTGGCCAAGCTCAAGTGCACCTACGTGGCGATCGGCCACTCCGAGCGCCGCCAGTACCACAACGAGACCGACGAGGTCGTGAACGCCAAGGTCAGGGCCGCCTACAAGCACGGCCTCACCCCGATCCTGTGCGTCGGCGAGGAGCTGGACGTCCGCGAGGCGGGCAACCACGTCACGCACACGCTCGCGCAGGTCGAGGGCGGTCTCAAGGACCTCCCGGCCGAGCAGGCCGAGACGATCGTGATCGCGTACGAGCCCGTGTGGGCCATCGGCACTGGCAAGGTCTGCGGCTCCGACGACGCCCAGGAGGTCTGCGCGGCGATCCGCGGCAAGCTCGCCGAGCTGTACACGCAGGAACTGGCCGACGCCGTCCGTATTCAGTACGGCGGCTCCGTCAAGGCCGGCAACGTCGCCGAGATCATGGCGAAGCCGGACATCGACGGCGCACTGGTCGGCGGCGCGTCCCTGGACTCCGAGGAGTTCGTCAAGATCGTCCGCTTCCGCGACCAGTGA
- the gap gene encoding type I glyceraldehyde-3-phosphate dehydrogenase, whose protein sequence is MTIRVGINGFGRIGRNYFRALLEQGADIEIVAVNDLGDTATTAHLLKYDTILGRLKAEVSHTADTITVDGKTIKVLSERNPADIPWGELGVDIVIESTGIFTKKADAEKHITGGAKKVLISAPAKDEDITIVMGVNQDKYDPANHHVISNASCTTNCVAPMAKVLDENFGIVKGLMTTVHAYTNDQRILDFPHSDLRRARAAAENIIPTTTGAAKATALVLPQLKGKLDGIAMRVPVPTGSATDLVVTLQREVTKDEVNAAFKKASDDGDLKGYLAYTEDPIVSSDIVSDPASCTFDSSLTMVQEGNTVKILGWYDNEWGYSNRLVDLTVFVGGQL, encoded by the coding sequence GTGACGATCCGCGTAGGCATCAACGGCTTTGGCCGCATCGGTCGTAACTACTTCCGCGCGCTGCTGGAGCAGGGTGCAGACATCGAGATCGTGGCTGTCAACGACCTGGGTGACACCGCGACCACCGCTCACCTGCTGAAGTACGACACCATCCTGGGCCGACTCAAGGCCGAGGTGTCGCACACCGCCGACACGATCACCGTCGACGGCAAGACGATCAAGGTTCTCTCCGAGCGCAACCCCGCCGACATCCCGTGGGGCGAGCTGGGCGTCGACATCGTCATCGAGTCGACCGGCATCTTCACCAAGAAGGCCGACGCCGAGAAGCACATCACCGGTGGCGCCAAGAAGGTCCTCATCTCGGCTCCGGCCAAGGACGAGGACATCACCATCGTGATGGGCGTCAACCAGGACAAGTACGACCCGGCGAACCACCACGTCATCTCGAACGCCTCCTGCACCACCAACTGTGTGGCGCCGATGGCCAAGGTCCTCGACGAGAACTTCGGCATCGTCAAGGGTCTGATGACGACGGTCCACGCGTACACGAACGACCAGCGCATCCTGGACTTCCCGCACTCGGACCTGCGCCGCGCCCGCGCCGCCGCCGAGAACATCATCCCGACCACCACGGGTGCCGCGAAGGCCACCGCCCTGGTCCTCCCGCAGCTCAAGGGCAAGCTGGACGGCATCGCGATGCGCGTCCCGGTCCCGACCGGCTCGGCCACCGACCTGGTCGTGACGCTGCAGCGCGAGGTCACCAAGGACGAGGTCAACGCCGCGTTCAAGAAGGCCTCCGACGACGGCGACCTCAAGGGGTACCTGGCGTACACCGAGGACCCGATCGTCTCCTCGGACATCGTCAGCGACCCGGCCTCCTGCACCTTCGACTCCTCCCTGACCATGGTCCAGGAGGGCAACACGGTGAAGATCCTCGGCTGGTACGACAACGAGTGGGGCTACTCCAACCGCCTGGTGGACCTCACGGTCTTCGTCGGCGGCCAGCTCTAA
- a CDS encoding phosphoglycerate kinase, producing the protein MKTIDELLAEGVDGKRVFVRADLNVPLAEGRITDDGRIRAVLPTVKALAEAGAKVVVASHLGRPKGAPDPAFSLLAAAERLGELLGAPVAFAQDTVGPAAHDAVNGLQPGQVAVIENLRFNAGETSKDDTERGEFADRLAALADVYVGDGFGAVHRKHASVFDLPARLPHYAGYLIATEVGVLKKLTEDVKRPYVVALGGAKVSDKLAVIDQLLGKADRLLIGGGMAYTFLKAKGHEIGKSLLQEDQIPAVQEYIERAEKNGVELVLPVDVLVASEFPDLKTKAPANPTTVAADAVPADQMGLDIGPESRKLYASKLTDAATVFWNGPMGVFEHPDYAEGTKAVAQALLDSPAFTVVGGGDSAAAVRILGFDETAFGHISTGGGASLEYLEGKTLPGLAALED; encoded by the coding sequence ATGAAGACGATCGACGAACTTCTCGCCGAAGGCGTGGACGGCAAGCGGGTCTTCGTCCGCGCCGACCTGAACGTGCCGCTGGCCGAAGGCCGCATCACCGACGACGGCCGCATCCGCGCCGTCCTGCCCACCGTCAAGGCGCTCGCCGAGGCGGGCGCCAAGGTGGTCGTCGCCTCGCACCTGGGCCGCCCCAAGGGCGCCCCGGACCCCGCCTTCTCGCTGCTCGCCGCCGCGGAGCGCCTCGGCGAGCTGCTGGGCGCCCCCGTGGCCTTCGCCCAGGACACGGTCGGCCCCGCCGCGCACGACGCCGTGAACGGGCTGCAGCCCGGCCAGGTCGCGGTGATCGAGAACCTCCGCTTCAACGCCGGCGAGACGTCCAAGGACGACACCGAGCGCGGCGAGTTCGCCGACCGGCTCGCCGCCCTTGCCGATGTCTACGTGGGCGACGGTTTCGGTGCCGTGCACCGCAAGCACGCCTCGGTCTTCGACCTCCCGGCGCGGCTGCCGCACTACGCGGGCTACCTCATCGCCACCGAGGTCGGCGTCCTGAAGAAGCTCACCGAGGACGTCAAGCGCCCCTATGTGGTCGCGCTCGGCGGCGCCAAGGTGTCCGACAAGCTCGCCGTGATCGACCAGCTGCTCGGCAAGGCCGACCGGCTGCTGATCGGCGGCGGCATGGCGTACACCTTCCTCAAGGCCAAGGGCCACGAGATCGGCAAGTCCCTCCTCCAGGAGGACCAGATCCCGGCGGTCCAGGAGTACATCGAGCGGGCCGAGAAGAACGGCGTCGAGCTGGTCCTCCCCGTGGACGTACTGGTCGCCTCCGAGTTCCCGGACCTGAAGACCAAGGCTCCGGCCAACCCCACCACCGTCGCCGCGGACGCCGTCCCGGCCGACCAGATGGGCCTGGACATCGGTCCGGAGTCCCGCAAGCTGTACGCATCGAAGCTCACCGACGCCGCCACGGTCTTCTGGAACGGTCCGATGGGCGTCTTCGAGCACCCCGACTACGCCGAGGGCACCAAGGCGGTCGCCCAGGCCCTTCTCGACTCCCCGGCCTTCACGGTCGTCGGCGGTGGCGACTCCGCCGCGGCCGTCCGCATCCTGGGCTTCGACGAGACTGCATTCGGCCACATCTCGACCGGCGGCGGCGCCTCCCTCGAATACCTAGAGGGCAAGACGCTCCCCGGCCTCGCCGCACTGGAGGACTGA
- a CDS encoding RNA polymerase-binding protein RbpA: MASGNAIRGSRVGAGPMGEAERGESAPRLRISFWCSNGHETQPSFASDAQVPDTWDCPRCGFPAGQDRDNPPDPPRTEPYKTHLAYVRERRSDADGEAILAEALAKLRGEI, translated from the coding sequence GTGGCAAGTGGCAACGCGATCCGAGGAAGCCGGGTCGGGGCGGGGCCGATGGGCGAGGCCGAGCGTGGCGAGTCCGCGCCGCGGCTGCGCATCTCCTTCTGGTGCTCGAACGGGCACGAGACGCAGCCCAGCTTCGCCAGCGACGCGCAGGTCCCCGATACCTGGGACTGTCCGCGCTGCGGCTTCCCCGCCGGACAGGACCGGGACAACCCGCCGGACCCGCCGCGCACCGAACCGTACAAGACGCACCTCGCGTACGTACGGGAACGGCGCAGCGACGCGGACGGCGAGGCCATCCTCGCCGAGGCGCTCGCCAAACTGCGGGGCGAGATCTAG
- the secG gene encoding preprotein translocase subunit SecG yields MGFSIALIVFSLLLMMLVLMHKGKGGGLSDMFGGGMQSSVGGSSVAERNLDRITVVVGLLWFASIVVLGLLMKVNN; encoded by the coding sequence ATGGGGTTCTCGATCGCCCTGATCGTCTTCAGCCTGTTGCTGATGATGCTGGTGCTGATGCACAAGGGGAAGGGCGGCGGCCTGTCCGACATGTTCGGTGGCGGCATGCAGTCCTCCGTCGGCGGCTCCTCGGTCGCCGAGCGCAACCTCGACCGCATCACCGTGGTGGTCGGTTTGCTGTGGTTCGCGTCCATTGTGGTGCTGGGTCTTCTGATGAAGGTCAACAACTGA
- a CDS encoding M14 family metallopeptidase, which produces MRRRARSILAAGALLLGGVAIAPMAQAEPGATTAPGADEVKVFRADVTKEQVPLLLAAGQDSHELGEQVPDKGTATVEVYLTDKQADQLENKGVDLAEHKLSAKARARVAAAGDGVYRPYSGKGNLQEEILRTGQQNPSLTKVVSIGKTLQGQDILALKLSKGAKTTKDGAKPSMLYMSNQHAREWITPEMTRRLMHYYLDNYGKDQRVTKLVNSTELWFVLSANPDGYDWTFKAEGDRQWRKNMRDVNGDGAWTTGDGVDLNRNFSYKWGYDDEGSSPYPTSQTYRGASPGSEPETKALDAFEKRIGFDYGINYHSAAELILYGVGWQVATPSPDDVLYKSLAGTPENPAIPGYRPQVSSELYTTNGEADGHASNVNGTAMFTPEMSTCQTASNVDPNDAWNAVDCESIFTFPDDEKLIQQEFTKNIPFALSVAESAAKPDQPKSSVGIDAPDFTPAPFTTSYSRGADQEITVVARRSVRDKELRYRVNGGRTEDMALKPWKGGETFGGEDNLYFDEYRAFVADGDPGDKVEVWFTGETKSGKPTSSERFTYTVAQRPRADTLVVAEEGGAAATQAQTYVDALKANGRKPLVWDVATQGVPDALGVLGHFKNVVHYTGADRPGYATQLQLRAYLNEGGKLIEAGEQAGGNVALPGALTNDFSQYYLGAYSRTTTPGVTSFTGSGKLAGATGPLGGAPGNPLNAAGAYSVTSDTLPVETFPQFASAGAGAYPGTVNPYGPFEGASMAAVTHSDYAWNRLTRTIDLTGVTAAQAPTLRTQLLWDTEAGYDHAALEAHTAGADDWTTLPEKGGATSTAVPVECEAGYFIQAHPALKRYLTPGSAGCTATGTSGSWNSFTGASDGWQEVNFDLSAYAGKAVEVSLSYITDPGSGGHGVLADNASVVVGGTAGQTDGFETSLGAWSVPGPPAGSPAVVNDWGLSGELFKTYGAVTTRDTVLLGFGLEHVTAAADRTALLGKALAALRS; this is translated from the coding sequence ATGAGACGAAGAGCGAGATCGATCCTCGCTGCCGGCGCGCTCCTGCTCGGCGGAGTGGCCATCGCACCCATGGCACAGGCAGAACCCGGCGCGACGACCGCCCCGGGCGCGGACGAGGTCAAGGTGTTCCGCGCGGACGTCACGAAGGAACAGGTACCCCTGCTCCTCGCGGCGGGCCAGGACAGTCACGAACTGGGCGAACAGGTCCCGGACAAGGGCACGGCCACGGTCGAGGTCTACCTCACCGACAAGCAGGCCGACCAGTTGGAGAACAAGGGCGTCGACCTCGCCGAGCACAAGCTCTCGGCCAAGGCACGCGCGCGCGTGGCCGCCGCGGGGGACGGCGTCTACCGGCCCTACAGCGGCAAGGGCAACCTCCAGGAGGAGATCCTCAGGACCGGGCAGCAGAACCCGTCCCTGACGAAGGTCGTCTCCATCGGCAAGACCCTCCAGGGGCAGGACATCCTGGCGCTCAAGCTCAGCAAGGGCGCCAAGACGACCAAGGACGGCGCCAAGCCGTCCATGCTGTACATGTCCAACCAGCACGCCCGTGAGTGGATCACGCCCGAGATGACCCGGCGTCTGATGCACTACTACCTGGACAACTACGGCAAGGACCAGCGGGTCACCAAGCTCGTGAACTCCACCGAGCTGTGGTTCGTCCTGTCCGCCAACCCGGACGGCTACGACTGGACGTTCAAGGCCGAGGGCGACCGCCAGTGGCGCAAGAACATGCGCGACGTCAACGGCGACGGCGCCTGGACCACCGGTGACGGCGTCGACCTCAACCGCAACTTCTCCTACAAGTGGGGCTACGACGACGAGGGCTCGTCCCCGTACCCGACCAGCCAGACCTACCGCGGCGCGAGCCCCGGCTCCGAGCCCGAGACCAAGGCGCTCGACGCCTTCGAGAAGCGCATCGGCTTCGACTACGGCATCAACTACCACTCCGCCGCCGAACTGATCCTCTACGGAGTCGGCTGGCAGGTGGCGACGCCGAGCCCGGACGACGTGCTCTACAAGTCGCTCGCCGGAACTCCCGAGAACCCGGCGATCCCCGGCTACCGCCCGCAGGTCTCCTCCGAGCTCTACACGACCAACGGCGAGGCCGACGGCCACGCGTCCAACGTCAACGGCACGGCGATGTTCACCCCCGAGATGTCGACCTGCCAGACCGCGTCGAACGTCGACCCGAACGACGCCTGGAACGCGGTGGACTGTGAGTCGATCTTCACCTTCCCGGACGACGAGAAGCTGATCCAGCAGGAGTTCACCAAGAACATCCCCTTCGCGCTCTCCGTCGCCGAGAGCGCCGCCAAGCCCGACCAGCCGAAGTCCTCGGTCGGCATCGACGCCCCCGACTTCACCCCGGCCCCCTTCACCACGTCGTACTCCCGCGGCGCCGACCAGGAGATCACGGTCGTCGCGCGCAGGTCCGTACGCGACAAGGAGCTCAGGTACCGCGTCAACGGCGGCCGTACGGAGGACATGGCGCTCAAGCCCTGGAAGGGCGGCGAGACCTTCGGCGGCGAGGACAACCTCTACTTCGACGAGTACCGCGCCTTCGTGGCGGACGGTGACCCGGGCGACAAGGTCGAGGTCTGGTTCACCGGCGAGACGAAGAGCGGGAAGCCCACCTCCAGTGAGCGCTTCACCTACACCGTGGCCCAGCGGCCGCGCGCCGACACGCTGGTGGTCGCCGAGGAGGGTGGCGCCGCAGCGACGCAGGCACAGACCTACGTCGACGCCCTGAAGGCCAACGGCCGCAAGCCCCTCGTCTGGGACGTCGCCACCCAGGGCGTGCCGGACGCGCTCGGCGTCCTCGGCCACTTCAAGAACGTCGTCCACTACACCGGCGCAGACCGCCCCGGATACGCCACCCAGCTGCAACTGCGCGCCTACCTCAACGAGGGCGGCAAGCTGATCGAGGCGGGCGAGCAGGCGGGCGGCAACGTCGCACTGCCGGGCGCCCTGACGAACGACTTCAGCCAGTACTACCTCGGCGCCTACTCCCGTACGACGACGCCGGGCGTCACGTCCTTCACCGGCTCGGGCAAGCTCGCCGGAGCCACCGGACCGCTCGGCGGCGCACCCGGCAACCCGCTGAACGCGGCGGGCGCCTACAGCGTCACCTCGGACACGCTGCCCGTCGAGACGTTCCCGCAGTTCGCGAGCGCGGGAGCGGGAGCGTACCCGGGGACCGTCAACCCCTACGGTCCCTTCGAGGGCGCATCCATGGCGGCCGTCACGCACTCCGACTACGCCTGGAACCGTCTCACCCGCACCATCGACCTCACCGGGGTCACCGCGGCCCAGGCACCCACTCTGCGCACGCAGCTCCTGTGGGACACCGAGGCCGGCTACGACCACGCGGCGCTCGAAGCGCACACGGCCGGGGCCGACGACTGGACCACGCTCCCCGAGAAGGGTGGCGCCACCAGCACCGCGGTTCCCGTGGAGTGCGAGGCCGGGTACTTCATCCAGGCGCACCCCGCCCTCAAGCGCTATCTGACCCCGGGCTCCGCCGGCTGCACCGCGACCGGCACGAGCGGTTCCTGGAACAGCTTCACCGGGGCCTCCGACGGCTGGCAGGAGGTCAACTTCGATCTCTCCGCGTACGCCGGAAAGGCGGTGGAGGTGTCGCTGAGCTACATCACCGACCCGGGATCGGGCGGTCACGGTGTGCTCGCCGACAACGCCTCCGTCGTCGTCGGCGGCACGGCCGGCCAGACCGACGGCTTCGAGACGTCGCTCGGCGCCTGGAGCGTCCCCGGGCCGCCCGCGGGCAGCCCCGCGGTCGTGAACGACTGGGGCCTGTCCGGCGAACTCTTCAAGACGTACGGAGCGGTCACCACGCGTGACACCGTGCTGCTCGGCTTCGGCCTTGAGCACGTCACCGCGGCCGCCGACCGAACGGCCCTGCTCGGCAAGGCCCTGGCGGCTCTGCGCAGCTGA